CATATCAGTGATACGCATCTGTTTAAGGACGCAAAACAGGTTCTTGAGATGGCACTCAAGAACAACCACGGAGTTAGGCCAGACAAGATAACCACTGATGGCCTCTGGCAGTATCCTGCTGCCATCTACAAAGTCATGGGCTGGAACTGGAGAGAGCATAAGAAAAGGCATATTGTTGACAGTGGCATTGGCAAGAATGCGATCATTGAGAGGCTGAATAGAGAGATTAAACGAAGGGTTAAGTGGTTCAGCACATTCCAGAGTTTGGGAGGCGCTCAAGCATTCTTTGGGCTATGGTTCTACCACTACAATCAAAGAAAGTCAACACACGCGTGTTGACTTAACCGCTAGTAACTAAGCTTTTTAAATAGAGGGTGTTTAACGATTTCTATGTGGGGAAATATAACGGAGATATTGAAGAGAGCACATCGTACCCATGGGATTCCCTTACTTATAATTGCTCTTTTGCCATTTTTCTACCTTCATACATATCTTGACCCAGGAGAAACCTACCGAAGTGATCTGCTATTCAGGACCGCAAAAGGGGAGATCATAAAAGAATCAATCCTAGAATATGGAGATTTCTACCCTATGTGGAACCCTTATCTCATGTCCGGGGACATGTTCTGGGCACGCCCTAATTCAGCTGACCTGCTCTACCTCCCCTGGAATCTCATCTTCTTCCTTCCGGCACTCGATGCCTTAAAACTCATCTTGGTCTTGAATATAGCATTTGCCGGGATCTCCATGTACTCATTAATGGTCTCACTCAACATCAGACCTCAATTTGCCATAATCTCTGCGTTCACCTACATGTTCAATGGCTGGCTCATGGAGCATTTCCAGACAACCCATTTCTCCACTCTAGCGGCATACCCTTTTGTTCCTCTGATTATCCTCTTCACAATAAAAGCCTGCAAAAAGAAGGATTGGGTCTATTATTCAATTATGACTGGAATCCTCTTCTCCCTCCAAGTATATTCAGGCCCGGACTTAAAAGTGATGATCTGGACAGTTCTTATCTTTGGATTATACTTCCCTGTATTCATTCTTGGAAAAAATATGAAGAAAAGAGTCGCAAAAGCTGTATACATCTTTTTTCTTATAGCAGTTGTCCTGCTTGGCTTAACAGCCCATCGTATCATACCCACAAAAGAAACGTTAGAACAGACACAGCGCCTGCAACTCCCTTGGGAAACCGCCTCAAGCAGAGATATCCAGCCGCGCCAATTCTTTACGCGACTTATAGAGCCAATCTATGAAGGAATCCCTAAAATACACCGCACAGGATTTGACCAGAATATCGGTATTGTTGCATTTATATTAGGATGTTTTGCCATCTGGAAGCAACCAAAAAAGAGGATAACCCTGTACCTCATACTTGTGGTAATACTTTCATTATTTCTGGTGACCGGATCATTTGTCTTTTACGTGTTATGGAAATATGTACCACCTTTTGGAGGATTTCGTTATCTCACAAGAACAGTAGTTATATTCGTATTTGCATGGTCCGTATTGGCAGGATTAGGGTCACAACATCTCTTCTCGTCCATAAAATCAAAATGGCCGCTTCTCTCAAAGAAAGCCTATTGGTCTATCTATACAGGAATACTGTCCCTCTTAATCCTCAATCTTCTGGTTTTTGGTCATACTCCTTACAGGGACGAGGTCATCTTTAATTATGAAGACGCAGTAAATAAAAACCCTATCCTAAAAGACCTCAGCGAGAGGCCTGGCTATTTCAGAATACACACCTATGAAACAAATGGTATTGATTGGTCAACTGATTTCTACACCGTCCCCCTAAAGCTCGAGCATATCCTTGGAGCCGAAACAGCTTGGGACCCGCGATATTTAAATGAGTTTTTAAGCATCGCAAACAAAAACCCAGCAAAATTATGGGGGTTGCTGAACGTCAAATGGGTAACCGCCCAAAATAAGATCGATGTAAGCGGCTTAGAATTGGTAAAAGAATACCCTCCTTGCACTGCCTGTGATCCCCATGAAAGATTACGCAAAGCATGGGGACCTTATCTTTACGAAAATACACTTTTCTTACCACGAGCATATATCGCGCATCACGCAATCCTCGTCGTGGGCGAGACGTCAGCTGCAAAAAATGTCATGTACAGTTTGTTGATCAGCCCAGATTTTAAAACATCCACAACAATTGTAGTGCTTGGCCCAAAAGAAAAAATAGACCAGTATGATTTAGGCTTCCTTGAGAGATTTGATGCTATCTTACTAACTCAGGGATCCGTCGGCAACTCACCACCCAATGCTCTTTCACAATATATTGCCGCAGGAGGCACAATCTTCCCTAACATCCTTTCCGGAGAAACGAATGCTAATCCTAATGAAATATCCATGTTCCTAAAAACCCTTGCTACCCCCATCGACCCAATCGAAGATAATAAAATTGTCAGAAATTCATTTGATGATATAAGGGTAAGTCTCCCAAAATCAGGCGGATTTTTGGTAATGAGTGAGAAATTCTCTCTCTACCCTTGGTGGCACGCATTTGCCGATGATAAAGAAGTTCCCCTGTACGTTTCTGACGGGGTAATCACTGCAGTGCCCTTGAACGAGGAGGATACAATAGAGTTTAAATTCATCATGAAATCCATCTTATATTCTGCCATCGTGACTCTCTTTACAATACTGCTCCTCCTAATCTATCTCTCAACAAGAATAAGAAAAAGAAGGCAAGGACAAACAGCAAAAGAAGAAAATGGGCTATAAACTGTTTTCGGAAGAGGCAAAGAACCATGTTCTAGCGGCAGTATTCTTGTTAGCAATAGCCATCCTGCTCCAAAGACAGTTTCTCTCTCCCGCAAGCGTCCCAAACAGCGACGTCCTTAATGTAGATTACACCTACACCATCAATATGGGGAGGATACTTAAACAATATCATCAATTTCCTCTGTGGACCGACACGTATATGGGGGGAATGCCGTTCTTCGTCAATTCCCAATATCCTGTTTTATACTTCACAACGCTATTCCAGATATTCCTTCCTTTCTCAGCCTCAGCCTTCCTTAATTTCATGACAATATTGAATACATTCCTCAGCGGGCTATTCATGTACCTCTTGATGATATACATTCTTAAAAAAGAGTCTCGTTATGCGGCAGTTGTATCAGGTTTAATCTGGATGGGAACAATTCCGGTTGTAGGCTGGAACAAGACGTGGCATTTTAGGGCAAATACCATCATTTGGTTGCCTCTTATACTCTTGATGCTTATGAAGGCATACTACACAAAAAAAAATTGGATTGGCTATTCTATGCTTGCGGGATTATTCATGGCATTTGCCTTCCACGGAGGTGGAGTTGATGTATTCTTATTCTTCTCAGATGTGATAATCTTATTCGGATTCGTGTTTATTATCGGAAAAAATATCAAAAGTCACATCATAAAGATGGCTTTGATAGGGACCGTCATGAGTCTCTTCTTCTTTGGTCTAATCGCAGTCAAGCTCATCCCTTTGCTTGAGTTCAGCGATATCAGTAGCAAGTCAGGGGATTATACCTTTGAAGAATCCGTTGGAAAGAAAATAACCAAGGTTGATGCAGGGCAACTTCTGAATAGAATGTTCTTTCATAGAGGGAGTGAATCATTAAAAGTGGGGATTGCAGCAGTACTCCTTGCAGCAGCCTCGTTCTTCCTTATCCGTAAGCGGATGGTCATTTTTGGAATACTCATAGCAGTTTCAGGGCTCCTTATCGCATCAGGATCACCATATTATTATCTGTTCTGGAAATTCGTTCCCGGATTTGGAAAAATTCACCACGTTGAGCGTGCATACTATATATTCACATTTGGAATTGCGATTCTTGCGGGAATGGGCCTAACCTATATAACTGCCAGGTTCAAGAGACAAAAAAAGATCATATCCGTAATGGCAATCCTTGCACTCATAATCGACATTGTTGCTTTTGGCTATTATGATTATCATGATTTCATAAACTATGAAAAGGAGATGGAAACAAACCCAATGTGGAACAGATTTGCTAATGACAAAGACATATTCCGCGTCCACAAGGTAGATCAATTCATGATAGGTGGAAAAGGAGCCAATTACGGAGCAAAATTTGGGAAAGGAGTATTAATGGGGTTGATCACAGTCTGGATTCCAGAATACTTCAATGAATATCTGGGCATTGCAAATCGGGATCCAGCAAAGTTCTTTGGAATGCTGAATACAAAATATCTTTACTCGGAAAATCTAGTGAATATCTCAGGGCTTCGTCTTCTTGACGAAATGCCAGATTGCCTGTATTCAGACTGTAGGGAATCGGGCCCATACCTCTACTTGAATGAAGAGTGGCTTCCTCGGGCATATCTTGTGGATAACAGCATCCTGATATTAGGGCAGCAGATAAAACCAATGGTATATACCCTAATGTTGAAGGAATCATTTGATCCGAGGACAACAGTCATTATCCATGGGAGAGATAGTATCAATGATTATTCGTTTGAGGAGCTTAGTCAGTTTTCTGCTATTATACTCACGCAAAATGCAATTACGGCCGACTCAGGGCTTTTACTTGCGGCATACGTAAGCCAAGGAGGCATACTTCTTCCTAACATCCTCAATGAGACGTTTGCCATGACTGATAGTGATATAAACTCTCTTCTCCTAAGTCTCCAAGAAAGAAAAAAAGCACTAGAAGCTTCAGAAGTTGAATTTATAGAATACTCCCCTAGCAAATACGGTCTTAGAATAAACTCCAATGCAAAGTTCCTTGTCCTTGCAGAAAAATTCTTCATGTTTGAAGGATGGAGGGCAACGCTTGGGAAAAATAGGCTCCAGCAATATAGGGCTAATGGCATCAATACGGCAATATACTTGGGAAACGCTCAAGGACGTCTGGGGTTAAGTTATCTCCCAACCTCCTTCTTGAAAGGACTGTTAATAACCCTTTTCACAGCTTTTTTAATGCTGTCTTACTATCTTATCTATAGAATACAAAATAAAAGATGAGAATAAAAATATCCGATCTGGTAAAAGTCTTCGTAGGGACACTTATCTTAGTTATACTTATCACACAAGTAGGGCTTGCCAACATCATAAATCAGATAACTGCTGTCAATCCAATATTCTTGCTCCTTGCAGTCATAACATCCTTTATATCGTTAGTTATAGCAGCCTATAATATTCGTATTTTACTATACCCGTTAAATGTAAAGATACAATTCCCGCAATTATTAAAATACACATTTGCAGTCTTGGTGGTAGGAGTGTTTGTTCCAGGCAGATTTGGAGAACTATCCCTTATCTATTTTTTAAGGAAGGGGGGCGCAACAGGGATGCAGGCAACCGAGATTGTTGCAATTCAGAAAGGTATCATATTTCTCTCCACAACCTTCTTTGCAACATTTGGTCTATACATCTTCCTTCAACCATCCCAAGCCGTCATCATATCTTCCTTCTTCTTGGCTCTCGTTACTGTCTCCTTAATTGTATTTTTCTATACAGGAAAACAAATGGCACAAAAGTATTTTCCAGAGAAATATACCCACAAAATCATCTTATTTTTAGATTTGATTGCAGGATATATACAAATTCAGAAAAAAACTCTTGTTATAAATCTAGGGATTTCCCTCCTGAATGGAATCTTATTTGGGCTAACCTTATTCATACTCTTCTTAGGATACGGTGTCCAGATATCTATATTCCATGCCGTAGTGATCCGAGCTTTGCTAGGAATAGCATCCACAATCCCCCTGACATTTGGTGGAATAGGGATCCGAGAATCTCTGGGCGTCCTGATTTTTGCGCAGCTTGGAGTAAACATATCCATTGCAACTTCAGTATTTCTCCTCTTGCTTATTATCCGATTTATATTTGCCGGAGCAGCTTCGTTATTCATACTCGATAAGACCATCCTCTCTTCAAGGAAGAACACACCCCCAACCAACTTCTAAAAAAAACGAATTCCTAAAAAAGCTTGTAGGACCGAAGATATAGAAATCCTGCTCATGCAGGCTCCAGCCCGATCTCCAAACCTCCCATACACATCATAACACGGGCATCCCTTAACATCAGATTCAATGACGACAGCATTCTTAGGAGCAAACCGCTTTGCAGGCGTAGGCCCGAATAAGGCTATAACTTTTGTTCCAGATGCAGCAGCAATATGCAAAGGCCCGGAGTCATGCGTTACCACCACTCTGCATCTTTTCATGAGCTCATAGGTTTCTCCAAATGAAAATCCCGTGCAATCAATCAAACCACTATGAGTTAATGCCTCTGCAACCTTCTCATCATTCTTTCCGCCAAATATCAAGAATACCCTCTTTTTCTTCTGTAATTGTGAAATAAGCTCTCTGTAACTCTCCAATGGCCACCTCTTGAACAGCGCCTTTTGGCCTGGATTCACAGCCCCTCCGGGAGCAATGCCGATCAACTCTTTTCCAGCCAAACCTTTCTCTCTCAAAAATCTCTCAACGTTTTTTCTTTCATCCTTGGAAGAAAACATCTCAAGCGAATACTTCTTTGGCACCGAAATCCCAATTGCCTGAGCCAACTGAAGGTACATATCCCCCTCATAGCTCTCTCCCGTATACTGCGCGTTCTTGGTATTCCACTTCCCTTCTCCATATCTGTCAAAGCCAACCCGAACCGGTATCCCGAAGAGCCTAGCCAGCAATCCAAAATGCCAGGATTTATCCAAAATAAAAACCATGTCAAATCTCTTTTTCCTGATCTTGAAAATCAATGGAATCAATCTGAGCCTGCTGAAAAACCTGAAAAAGACTGAGTCGTCAACAGGGATAACTTCTGAGACATGGGGATTGTTCTCCAACACGCCTGCAGACCACCTCCCGCAAAGATACGAGATCGAAGCGTCAGGATACTGTTTTTTTAACACCCGTATCAATGGCGTTGAGAGCAGCACATCACCGATCCCACCTGACCGAAAAAGAAGGATTTTCATGCAAACACCCACCATTTGTTGAGCTTATAGTTCACGACAGCAATCCCGCATGTCACCAGGATAATCGACACGAGGTAATTAAACCGAAATGAGATCACTGCTCCCAAAATATTCTCAAGCGCAACAGAGCTCACATAATTAAGAAGGATTGTGGAAATGCTAACAGCAAGGAACCTCACAAATCTCCTTAAAGCCTCTGAGTGTTTTCTGAAAGTTATCATCATATTAAAAAAGAAATTCAGCAGCAAATTAATGCTCAACCCAACAGCATAAGACGCCTCCCAGGGAATCAGCAGAATCTCAGTGAGCGCTACAGTAATGGCCCAATTGACTATTGCTCCTAAACCGCCTCCGATTGAAAAGACCCAGAACCTGCTCGATACTACCCGTTGCATAAAGGACATATGTTATGTGTTATCCCTATCTTTAAAAACTTATATCCTCCCGAAAAGGCGCATCAGCCTGAGTTTCAGGATCAATGTATAGCCCTGGGCGAGCTGCTTCAATCCAAGCTTGGACTCCCCGGATGTCCGATCCTTAAATACAATAGGAATCTCACAAATGCGAAACCCCTTGAGATGCGCTTTAAACAACACCTCCTGCACAATTCCAGGCCCTTGAGCCCGTATTCCAGGAGCGATTGCCTCTAACACCTTTCTCCGGAATGCACGAAACCCGGAATTGCAGTCCTTGGCCTTTAACCCCAAAAGGAAGCGGATATACAGATTAGCTGCTCTTGTCACAATTCTTCGGATAATCCCCCTTCCGACCTCCTCCCCGCCCTGAATCATCCGCGATCCCAAAACAACATCGCATTCCTTCAGTTTCTCCAGCAGCCGCGGAATATCTTTTGGATTATGGGAAAAGTCAGCATCCATCTCAACAACCTGCTCTGCGCCTTTTTCCAGAGCGTAGAGAAACCCAGCTTTTCCGGCATTGCCCCTGCCGCGCTCCTCCATACGGCGAAGCAGATGAACTCTCGGCTCTCTTTTTGAGACATCCTCAACAGCCTTCCATGTGCAGTCAGGGGAATTATCATCTACTACTACGGCTTCAACCTCATGCTTAAGAATCTCCTCCAAAAGATTCTCAATATTCTCCAGTTCATTATAGGTAGGAACCACAACAAATGTTTTCACCGAATCACCTTCTTCAAGGCCTCAATAAAATCATCCACCTCAAGCATATCATTGCAGCTCGGCTTTGCAAGCCCGTCTTTCTTATAGCAGCAGACGCATCCGCCGCGAGGAACCACCTTCTCCCCCATCCCATATAATTCAATCTCGGCAGAACTTGTCGGAGCAAAAAACGCAACAACCATCTTCCTCAAAGCTATGGCGATATGCATCGCAAGGCTATCACTCGTAACCACAACATCGCAGATGTTCACAATGCTGGCAAACTGCCTCAAATCATTATCACAACCCGCATCAATAACCCCGCTAACCCCAAAAGCAATCCTCTTATTCCTCCCAGCCTCTTCTGGGCCGCCTAATAAAATTATCTTAATTTGTTTTTTTGTTTTTTTGTTTTTTGAATTGTTTATTTCTTTTGGATGGAGTTCATTCTTAATTTTTTCAATCAACTCAATGGTCTTCTCCTCTGATAATATTTTTAGTGGCCACCTTCCGCCAGCTCCTGTATTCACGCCAATAACCAGATCATCCTTCTCAATTCCATTCTTCTTTGCAAAGCCGTCTCCAAATACCTTCTCCTGTTCTGTCAAATACAAAAGGGTATCAAACTGCTTTGGCCTGATCCCAACAATCTCCTGCATGATCCGCTGCCAGGTTTTCCTGTTTGCCTTTTTCAGCTCGTCATTCCTCGGCTTCTTGCCCAAAGCAGACATTGCATGCCATTCAGCAGCGCTTGAAGTTGGCACCACTTTTCCATCCTTCCAGATATATCCGACCTTCTCTCCTGTAAGGCCAGATGCAAACCTGCAAACCTCTTCATCCTCCTCTAAAATAATAATCCTAAAGTATGCGCTGGCAGCCAAATCTGTGAATCCCCCATCATCCCATAAGATAATCTTCCCGATGAAAGGATTGTTCTTCAGCAGCTCCATGCCACCTTGAGAAGTAACCCACCATATCGGGTTGCCAGGAAAATGCTCTTTCAATCCCTGAAGCAGGGAAGTTGTGCGCAGCACATCTCCAACAGCTCCAATCTTGACAATGAGGATAGGATTCATAGTCATACAAACCTCGCATGAGTTATAAAGATTTCTAAGCAATTCTTTTAAACCCCAGTTCCTTTTTGGCCTCTATGAAGCTGGAAAACTCAATTATCGAATCAGTCTTCCTCCTTGCGCTCTTCCTCGCAGCATTCTGGCTCTGGACCCTCCCATTCCAGCAAAACCACACTCCTTTTGGCGATGTTGACTCATCAACCCATTTTGGCTTAGGAGACTACATGGCATACAAGAATAAGGCAATCATTGACGTTCCGTATTTCTTCTCCTTCAGATATGGCAAGAACAACGCAGGCAAGCTGTGGTATCCTCCTCAGTACCACACAAATCAGGCAATCTTTGAGCTTTATGGCGGCTCCAGAGAGATTCCAGCCCAGATCTACATAGCTTTGATGTCGGCAGCGGTCATCTTCACCTCTTATATCCTCATGCGAGCCATCTACGGCTTCCTTCCAGCCCTGCTCACATCAACCCTACTCCTCTTCTCTTCAAGAGATATCTCATGGTATATCCTCGGCCAATATCCCCAAGTCCTTTCATTTGGCCTTGTTCCTTTGTTCCTCGCAAGCCTTTATCTCTATGTCACAAAAAAGCAGACCATCCATCTCTATCTTGGATCAATTCTGATTGCTCTTCAGTTCTATTTCCACCCCCAAGCCATCTTTGTCTCAGCGATTGCAACGTTCTTCTTCGTTGTTTTTTATTTTTTAAAAGAAAAAAAAATTCCCTCAAATCTAAAACCGGATATAAAACACATAGTATTCTCAATCTTGATATTGGTGCTACTCATTGCCCCGTTCTATCAATTCCCCTTTGGAAAAGGCTCTATCTACAAGAATCCAATTTCGGCAGCATTGCAACAAGAGAAGCCCTATGGTCGTCTCCTTTACTGGTATGGCAATGAGAAGCCTGAAGGCATCTCTCCTTCCTACTATCAATTCACGGAGATGCACGGAAATCGGTTCTCATATCTCCTTATCCTCCTTACTATTCTAGGGCTTATCTTTACCATTTACAGAAGAAATCCAGCAGATCTCATGCTTCTTGCCATGTTCCTAACCCTTTACCTTGTCATGCACTCAAATGTCTTTGGATTAGGCAGGGCAGAGCGCTTTATGGAGGCAGAGGCAATGCTTCTCTACCCAATTGCAGTCATTGGTTTTTTTGGCGTACTCTCGGCCTCAACTTCATTTTTCAAAATTGAAAATAATAAAAAAATAATAAAGATTGGGACTATAGCAGTACTCATCCTCTTTTCGCTTTTCACATTAGGAACAAATGCCTATACCCAACTCAAAGGAGCCTATGCAGGCTATGGAAGGCTTACCCCTCCTCAAGTTGAGGCAGCCCAGTGGATGAGAGCCAACCTTCCCGAAGACGCAGATGTCTACCTTGTCGGCACAGCAATCTACACCAAGAAGAAATGGCTCCAGGCAGCTTCCTTTAGGCATATGGTCACAGATACAAAGCCCATTTTCCCGGATTTCTCCCTCTCTGATGCCAATTATGCCTTCCTTGATTACTCAGAACTTGGCTTGCTTGGCGGCCAACCAGCCCTCGATTCCATCAACGCCTGGGCTATCCAAAACATCCAAAATGCAACACTTCTGTATGATAAAGGCAATATCAGGGTGGTGAAGCTTGCTGAATAAACCCCCCATTCCGGCAATTCTTGCAGCTTTGGCATTAGGCTTGGCGTTTGCCCTCTTTGGGCCTTCAGGAATTAGGTCCATCCTCACACTCTTCCTCTATGCTGTTCCTGTGTATGTCATCCTGCTGAAATCACCCCTCAGCCAAGCCGAGAAGGCCATTTATTCCCTCTTTATTGGAATTGGCATCATTCCCTCATTTGCCTACTGGCTGAGCCTCAAATATGCCTCATTGTCGGCTGCAGCAGCTATCGTCTTTTTTCTCTTGATTGGGGTAGGAGTCTTCATAAACAAAAGGCAACACACGGCTCAGTAGAAAGTCGTCATTGCCGCCCTTCGTGAGGCCCTGCTCAGCTCAAATGCAGACCGACAAGGGGGTAGTCCCATTCGGGGGATGTCGGTTTATTCAAAGTACAATGCAAGCCGAAATGCCCCGAAGGAGCGACCAAAAATGTGAAGCATTTTTGAGTACCGGCGGCAATCGCAAAGCGAGACTTTCTACTGAGCCGCAACTCCCTCAATAATCCAAGATAAGTCTTTGTAGAAAAATATAAATTTTCCTCATACAAACCTCTCAAACCAAGAAAAACTTGTTTATTCTTTGTGATTATTACTCAAAAATAAACTTCTAGAAAAAAATAAAGAACTCTGATGAACAAAGATATATAATCCCTTAAACCTTCTAATTGTCCACCCCTTAGCCATGCAACCCCCCACTTCACATAAAGCCAGAAAGAGCTATGCAAGTAAATTCATCACTCTGGCAGCCGCTGCCCTTCTCTATGCCGCTCCATCTTACGCTTCTGGGCCAACAGCAGGGCCAGCAATAGCCCCCAGTCATCAGGCAACAAGCCAATACACCAAGCAACAAGCCAATACATCCCAAATCCGGCCTGCAACAAGCCAAGAGCAGCTACACAACCAAATATCTGACCTTGAGCTCCAGATACAAGCGCTTTCCAAGCAAAAATCAGAGCTGGAAAGCCTTCTCCCAGCCCCCCCTCCACCCCCTCCCGATACCCTTTCAGGCTCACTAATGGCAGGCCTGACCTACACAGAGAAGAACGGCACCAAAGGCCTCACAGGCACAGCAGACATCAAGGTTGACTACACTCCTACTGAAAGTGTCTCCTACAAATTCAGGAACCTTTTGGATGTTGTTGGAAATGGCAGCGAAACGCAGCTGAGAAACCAACTGACTCTTAGCAGATATGCTGAGTTAACCGAGCGCTATGACTGGTTCCTTGAGGCAGAATCAATCTACGACCGAGACATGTTCAAGCAGAATCTCGATGCAGGTCTCCGCATTAATCACCCATTCGATATTTCCTGGCTTGATCTTGAATTTGGGGCAGGCAGCCAGTATTTTGACAAGGATTTGCGCTTCATCATGACTCAAAAAACCATCATCAACTACCCTCTTACATGGAATGACGAAGTATGGGCAACTCTGAAGGCAGAGCAGAAATTCATACTCCTTGATACAGGCAATCTTGATGAGGCACGAGGCGAGTACAGCCTATCACTAGCTAAAAGCCTCTATCCTGGGCTTAACATCGAACTCTTTCACCGCCGGGTTGATGATAAATCCATTGGAACTACCTTCAGCATAACAGGAGTTGCTGTCACAACGACATTCTGAGAACGCGCGGGCAGAGTTATATGCTGCTCTCCCTCCTGCTTGCAGATCTCCATATGATCCAACCACCTACCAGAAGCATAACCAATGGTATAATCACTGAATGATACTTCAAATCCAATCCGATAATCGACAGATTATATCCAACCACGCCAAACACAGCAATGCCTATACCTGCCCCAATCACAACCCTTTCCAGGAAATCCAACTTCGATTGCCAATAAAGCATTAAACTCCACCCCGGCAAAATAAACATCCACCACAACAAGGCAGCAATCCTCGTCGTAACCAAGAACGATTCATTGTAAAAAATAATCTTTAATAAAATAATCAAGCCCAACACTATATAAATCAGATACAAGCATTCTTTCTTTATCATAGAAACTACATCTTTATCCAAGGCAGTCATCTCCTGGGTTTTCATTCTCTAATATCGCCACCAGCGGATTTGAATAGATCTCCTTTATCCATGGTTTCTGCAAAAGAGTCTGCGCAATGGCCATGTTATACTGGGCAAGGACTTGCTGCCCTGCGCTCTTGGTAAAATAGAGGTAACGTGCAGTGCAGATATCTTTCTCCTCCACCTCCTTTGGAGGATAGACAAGCCCCTGGTATTTCATTTTTGTGCAGCCATAGGTAGAGTTTCCAACGAGCTGCAGGTTGAGGTGGTTGGGATAATACCCGGCATCTGAAAGCAGATTAAACTCGCAAAGGTACACATGATAGCTGTCTGCCAATCCAAAAAAATACTTCCTAAATATCTTCTGCTGCTGGATTCCCTCATCCATAGTCTTTGGATTGATCTTAAATGAAACCCTGTGCGAGTTATACAACGCAGCAGCCTGGCTCAAGCCATCAGAATAGAAATAATAAACAAATGAGTCAGGATCAGTATTCTCCCGGATCCACAGCAGGCTCTCCCATGTATACCCATCCATAAGCCCGCTTCCTGCGTTGGTAACTTTTAATAGTGGAACTCCAAAAAGCAGCAATAAGCCTAAAGCAACAGCCGCAGAGTGTCGAAAATCCCACTTCTTGTAAATAAAGTTTTTAACAACAAAATGGATTCCAAACCCAATAAAAAAAGCAAGGTAGAACCACCAGTAAAACCGGTGCGTATATGCTCTCTTTCCGAAACCAATGACATACATATAGCTCATGGCAAACATGAACAGGGAGAAAAGAGCAATGACCCAAGAAGCACGATCCCGTTTTGCTAAAAACCAAATAATATACACAAAAAACCCACCA
The DNA window shown above is from Candidatus Nanoarchaeia archaeon and carries:
- a CDS encoding polyprenol monophosphomannose synthase produces the protein MKTFVVVPTYNELENIENLLEEILKHEVEAVVVDDNSPDCTWKAVEDVSKREPRVHLLRRMEERGRGNAGKAGFLYALEKGAEQVVEMDADFSHNPKDIPRLLEKLKECDVVLGSRMIQGGEEVGRGIIRRIVTRAANLYIRFLLGLKAKDCNSGFRAFRRKVLEAIAPGIRAQGPGIVQEVLFKAHLKGFRICEIPIVFKDRTSGESKLGLKQLAQGYTLILKLRLMRLFGRI
- a CDS encoding glycosyltransferase family 9 protein, yielding MNPILIVKIGAVGDVLRTTSLLQGLKEHFPGNPIWWVTSQGGMELLKNNPFIGKIILWDDGGFTDLAASAYFRIIILEEDEEVCRFASGLTGEKVGYIWKDGKVVPTSSAAEWHAMSALGKKPRNDELKKANRKTWQRIMQEIVGIRPKQFDTLLYLTEQEKVFGDGFAKKNGIEKDDLVIGVNTGAGGRWPLKILSEEKTIELIEKIKNELHPKEINNSKNKKTKKQIKIILLGGPEEAGRNKRIAFGVSGVIDAGCDNDLRQFASIVNICDVVVTSDSLAMHIAIALRKMVVAFFAPTSSAEIELYGMGEKVVPRGGCVCCYKKDGLAKPSCNDMLEVDDFIEALKKVIR
- a CDS encoding lysylphosphatidylglycerol synthase transmembrane domain-containing protein; the protein is MRIKISDLVKVFVGTLILVILITQVGLANIINQITAVNPIFLLLAVITSFISLVIAAYNIRILLYPLNVKIQFPQLLKYTFAVLVVGVFVPGRFGELSLIYFLRKGGATGMQATEIVAIQKGIIFLSTTFFATFGLYIFLQPSQAVIISSFFLALVTVSLIVFFYTGKQMAQKYFPEKYTHKIILFLDLIAGYIQIQKKTLVINLGISLLNGILFGLTLFILFLGYGVQISIFHAVVIRALLGIASTIPLTFGGIGIRESLGVLIFAQLGVNISIATSVFLLLLIIRFIFAGAASLFILDKTILSSRKNTPPTNF
- a CDS encoding DUF6541 family protein — encoded protein: MKLENSIIESVFLLALFLAAFWLWTLPFQQNHTPFGDVDSSTHFGLGDYMAYKNKAIIDVPYFFSFRYGKNNAGKLWYPPQYHTNQAIFELYGGSREIPAQIYIALMSAAVIFTSYILMRAIYGFLPALLTSTLLLFSSRDISWYILGQYPQVLSFGLVPLFLASLYLYVTKKQTIHLYLGSILIALQFYFHPQAIFVSAIATFFFVVFYFLKEKKIPSNLKPDIKHIVFSILILVLLIAPFYQFPFGKGSIYKNPISAALQQEKPYGRLLYWYGNEKPEGISPSYYQFTEMHGNRFSYLLILLTILGLIFTIYRRNPADLMLLAMFLTLYLVMHSNVFGLGRAERFMEAEAMLLYPIAVIGFFGVLSASTSFFKIENNKKIIKIGTIAVLILFSLFTLGTNAYTQLKGAYAGYGRLTPPQVEAAQWMRANLPEDADVYLVGTAIYTKKKWLQAASFRHMVTDTKPIFPDFSLSDANYAFLDYSELGLLGGQPALDSINAWAIQNIQNATLLYDKGNIRVVKLAE
- a CDS encoding GtrA family protein; translated protein: MSFMQRVVSSRFWVFSIGGGLGAIVNWAITVALTEILLIPWEASYAVGLSINLLLNFFFNMMITFRKHSEALRRFVRFLAVSISTILLNYVSSVALENILGAVISFRFNYLVSIILVTCGIAVVNYKLNKWWVFA
- a CDS encoding glycosyltransferase family 9 protein, which translates into the protein MKILLFRSGGIGDVLLSTPLIRVLKKQYPDASISYLCGRWSAGVLENNPHVSEVIPVDDSVFFRFFSRLRLIPLIFKIRKKRFDMVFILDKSWHFGLLARLFGIPVRVGFDRYGEGKWNTKNAQYTGESYEGDMYLQLAQAIGISVPKKYSLEMFSSKDERKNVERFLREKGLAGKELIGIAPGGAVNPGQKALFKRWPLESYRELISQLQKKKRVFLIFGGKNDEKVAEALTHSGLIDCTGFSFGETYELMKRCRVVVTHDSGPLHIAAASGTKVIALFGPTPAKRFAPKNAVVIESDVKGCPCYDVYGRFGDRAGACMSRISISSVLQAFLGIRFF